The following proteins are encoded in a genomic region of Aquifex aeolicus VF5:
- a CDS encoding RNA-guided endonuclease InsQ/TnpB family protein, producing MPKPLRCITIAFTDLPNEYKIVLGYLTYHSGRLFNQALYSIKTKQAKVNTYDLYNKLKDNSLHLKNLQSRCAQIVLDELVRAFKNWFEFLHNPEKFKGQEVKPPKFRPKNKPHRTITYDQTGFKVVGTKIRLSLSKALRQWLKEKHGIELKYLWLDTGLELDERLIKNIQIVPKANAKEFELHIIYEKPQNGEKLLKQDKVMVLDPNSSNFFAIVIEGIPQPYIIDGNGLKSLLRKYLKKIASLQSRLEGAKKKGFLTHFLEERISRLWLKVKRLLKHYAHTISNLILELALKYGVRKIYIGDAARNKNKESKLSSVADQIWSLLPHGKVKEYLEYKAKEYGIEVEYISEAYTSGVDSSVEGAVNKETYTPEARVKRGLFRTRLLGFLNADVNACRNLLKKLGKFDLISGILRPIRLRVFFKLRESSSAIPLYGGIGRSRGGVNLPVVVRHSKEGVNPPEAPHL from the coding sequence ATGCCAAAACCTCTAAGATGCATCACTATAGCTTTTACAGACCTTCCTAACGAATACAAAATCGTTTTAGGCTACCTTACCTACCATTCAGGAAGGCTCTTTAATCAAGCTCTTTACTCCATTAAAACCAAACAGGCAAAAGTAAACACCTACGACCTCTATAACAAGCTTAAGGACAATTCTTTGCATCTTAAAAACCTTCAAAGTCGCTGTGCTCAAATTGTCTTGGACGAACTTGTTAGAGCTTTTAAAAACTGGTTTGAGTTTTTGCATAATCCAGAAAAGTTTAAAGGACAGGAAGTTAAACCGCCAAAATTTAGACCTAAAAACAAACCACACAGAACCATAACCTACGACCAAACAGGCTTTAAAGTTGTGGGAACAAAAATAAGACTTTCTCTTTCAAAGGCTTTAAGGCAATGGCTAAAAGAAAAACATGGAATAGAGCTTAAATACCTTTGGCTGGATACGGGATTGGAGCTGGACGAAAGGTTGATAAAGAATATTCAAATTGTTCCGAAAGCCAACGCTAAGGAGTTTGAACTCCACATAATCTACGAAAAACCTCAGAATGGAGAAAAACTATTAAAGCAAGACAAGGTGATGGTATTAGATCCGAACTCATCAAACTTTTTCGCAATAGTAATAGAAGGCATACCCCAACCCTACATAATTGACGGGAATGGATTAAAGAGTTTGCTAAGGAAATACTTAAAGAAAATAGCGAGTCTTCAAAGCAGACTTGAAGGAGCTAAAAAGAAAGGATTTTTAACTCACTTTCTGGAGGAGAGAATTTCAAGATTATGGCTCAAAGTAAAGAGGCTTTTAAAACACTATGCCCATACAATAAGCAACCTGATATTGGAACTTGCCCTTAAATACGGAGTTAGGAAAATATACATAGGCGATGCGGCAAGGAACAAGAATAAAGAAAGTAAACTGAGTAGTGTAGCAGATCAAATATGGAGTTTGTTACCGCACGGAAAGGTAAAAGAGTATTTGGAATACAAGGCAAAAGAATATGGAATAGAAGTTGAATATATTTCTGAAGCTTACACTTCGGGAGTGGACAGCTCCGTAGAGGGAGCTGTTAATAAAGAGACCTACACTCCCGAAGCGAGGGTAAAGAGAGGGCTTTTCAGGACAAGACTTTTGGGTTTTTTGAATGCTGATGTAAACGCTTGCAGGAATTTGCTAAAGAAACTCGGGAAATTTGACCTGATAAGTGGGATATTGAGGCCGATAAGGTTAAGAGTATTTTTCAAGTTGAGGGAAAGTAGCTCCGCTATTCCGCTGTATGGCGGGATAGGCAGGAGTAGGGGCGGTGTGAACCTGCCCGTGGTGGTAAGGCACTCCAAAGAGGGTGTAAACCCACCCGAAGCCCCGCATCTATGA
- the glgP gene encoding alpha-glucan family phosphorylase, with the protein MEEEKVKEGLWELAYNLWWTWNPPAKELFRSIDPLLWKETKENPIELLRKTKLLENKLKDEDFISHFKYVYSLYKTYMNRHSKYEDTYKKPIVFLSPEYGLHHTLLIYAGGLGFLAGDILKESSDLGFPLIGVGFMYPQGYVKQRIRVDGWQEDLDAQNQKELMPVKKVLDKEGKWLKCYVYVRDEKVYFGVWEVNVGKTKLYLLDTNVEENTPWNREISSRLYVPDKDLRLRQQIVLGFGTVILLEKLGIDAGGFHINEDYPSFVFLAEIFKLLKKGLTWDKAIEEVRKISLFTTHTPLRVAVNTYPFHMIEEQFLFVKDVYGIDVKKVLELGTNPEDPSEGFNSTIMSLRLAKYVNAVSKRHQEVSSKMWSFLFKEKENPIDYVTNGVHFPTWICSDLRRLYEEYLGENFVELHDHKSLWELIRDIPDEELWEYHIRNKERLIEHIKDRARERWVKEKADPSILMAEGLFLDSDVLTVGFARRMTGYKRPDLIFTDVERLKKIVNDSERPVQIIFAGKAHPADIEGKKIIQRIFNFAKDPEFGGRIAFVEDYDELLAHYMVRGVDVWLNNPLPPLEACGTSGMKASMNGVLHLSILDGWWIEGYNGKNGWAFGDYEVEGDRNRADAEAIYNILENEVIPLYYERDERGVPVKWISMMKEAIKSITPNFCSRRMLKDYINKFYSKILKEEG; encoded by the coding sequence ATGGAAGAAGAAAAAGTAAAAGAGGGATTGTGGGAGTTAGCTTACAACCTGTGGTGGACGTGGAATCCGCCGGCTAAGGAATTATTCAGAAGCATTGACCCGCTTTTGTGGAAGGAAACTAAGGAAAACCCCATTGAGTTATTGAGGAAAACCAAACTCCTTGAAAACAAGCTCAAAGACGAAGATTTTATATCTCACTTCAAGTACGTTTATTCCCTTTACAAAACCTACATGAACAGGCATTCGAAATACGAGGATACGTATAAGAAGCCTATAGTTTTCCTGTCTCCCGAGTACGGACTTCACCACACACTACTTATATACGCGGGGGGACTGGGCTTTTTAGCAGGAGATATACTCAAGGAGAGCAGTGACTTGGGATTTCCGCTTATAGGTGTCGGGTTTATGTACCCTCAGGGCTACGTAAAGCAGAGGATAAGGGTTGACGGATGGCAGGAAGACCTTGACGCACAAAATCAAAAGGAATTAATGCCCGTTAAAAAAGTTCTGGACAAAGAAGGAAAATGGCTCAAGTGCTACGTTTACGTAAGGGATGAAAAGGTTTACTTTGGAGTCTGGGAAGTTAACGTGGGAAAGACAAAGCTCTACCTTCTTGACACGAACGTAGAGGAAAATACTCCCTGGAACAGGGAAATATCCTCAAGACTCTACGTTCCGGACAAAGACCTGAGGTTAAGACAACAGATAGTTCTTGGTTTTGGCACCGTAATACTCCTTGAAAAGCTGGGCATTGATGCAGGAGGTTTTCACATAAACGAAGATTATCCCTCGTTCGTGTTCCTTGCAGAAATATTTAAACTTCTAAAAAAAGGTCTGACCTGGGATAAGGCGATAGAAGAAGTAAGAAAGATTTCTCTCTTTACCACGCACACACCACTACGGGTTGCCGTAAATACTTATCCCTTCCACATGATAGAGGAACAGTTTCTATTCGTTAAGGATGTTTACGGAATAGACGTAAAGAAAGTTCTGGAACTCGGAACGAATCCTGAAGACCCTTCGGAGGGTTTTAACAGTACGATTATGTCCCTCAGACTCGCAAAGTACGTAAACGCAGTGAGTAAAAGACATCAAGAAGTTTCAAGCAAGATGTGGAGTTTTTTATTTAAAGAAAAGGAGAATCCAATAGATTACGTAACGAACGGTGTTCACTTTCCCACATGGATTTGTTCAGATTTGAGAAGACTGTACGAGGAGTATTTGGGAGAGAACTTTGTGGAACTTCACGACCACAAGTCTCTGTGGGAATTAATAAGAGACATACCCGACGAAGAACTGTGGGAATATCACATAAGAAATAAAGAAAGACTTATTGAGCACATAAAAGACAGGGCAAGGGAAAGGTGGGTCAAGGAAAAAGCGGATCCTTCAATCCTTATGGCCGAAGGTCTGTTCCTTGATTCTGACGTTCTTACGGTCGGTTTTGCGAGGAGGATGACCGGTTACAAAAGACCGGATCTTATATTCACGGATGTAGAACGCTTAAAAAAGATAGTGAATGATTCGGAAAGACCTGTTCAGATAATATTCGCGGGAAAGGCTCATCCGGCTGATATCGAAGGGAAAAAGATAATCCAGAGAATATTTAACTTTGCGAAAGATCCGGAATTTGGGGGAAGAATAGCTTTCGTTGAAGATTACGACGAACTCCTTGCCCATTACATGGTGAGGGGTGTGGACGTATGGTTGAACAACCCTCTTCCTCCCCTTGAAGCCTGCGGGACAAGCGGTATGAAAGCTTCTATGAACGGAGTGCTTCACCTTTCAATACTTGACGGTTGGTGGATTGAGGGTTATAACGGAAAGAACGGTTGGGCTTTCGGAGATTACGAAGTTGAAGGAGACAGGAACAGAGCGGATGCGGAGGCCATTTACAACATCCTTGAGAATGAAGTAATCCCCCTTTATTACGAAAGGGACGAGAGGGGAGTGCCAGTTAAGTGGATAAGTATGATGAAGGAAGCTATAAAAAGCATTACCCCTAACTTTTGCTCCAGAAGGATGTTAAAAGATTACATAAATAAGTTCTATTCAAAAATTTTAAAGGAGGAGGGATGA
- a CDS encoding mannose-1-phosphate guanyltransferase, translating into MKGVILAGGFGTRIQPLTNSIPKPMLPVANRPIMEHVVHRLKEAGIEEIVVLLYYQAEVIKNYFKDGSDFGVKITYVQPEADYGTAGAVKQAQNYLNETFIIVSGDVITDFNLSELIAFHKSKSSKFTLALYSVENPLQFGVVITNKEGKVLKFLEKPGWGEVFSDTVNTGIYVVEPEILNYIPEDKPFDFAMDLFPKLMKSGIDLWALKMRGYWRDIGNIDSYRDVHKDIFAGLVKIRIPGRIITTKEARIYVEEGTEIPENVSLKGTVILGKNVKVGEGSELKNCVIGNNTVIGRNVKLFDSVLWWNVSIDEESEIRNGVICNDVKIGKRVKAKEGVVIAEDCEVEDEVLFLKDVVVWPEKVIEKGSVVTKNIVCESKWEKGIFKGNKVIGRINVELTPDNATKLGMALGSVLPPKSTVILARDYHRASRTIKRSFLGGILSTGINVIDLHLSPLPVMRFTLTEDKKAVCGVYFSISQEFPGSVEICVFDENGLPIDTNFQKKIERVFFREAYRFETFTDLGLIKEKPYFSENYVTKLLSSIDGDSIKLSSNKVVYDALHSPISPFISEVLGKLEIENVILNALYDERKLSRISTYASSSEGNVSKVLKALSYDVGFVMEPSATKLKLVDDRGRTISGDRLLLVVLMLLDKSAEKQLRVYLPVWAPEVLDAILNNVIVERGKFTNLRKSFIEDFYMLADTDGSFTFTEFSYSPDALYASLKIMEMLTKLKVKVSEIYDSLPEYYFLHEVVSCSSEKKGTVLRKISEMAEGKEASFIEGVKIYEDYGNWVLVLPDSYKDLIHVYVQSTERERAEELIKNYMEIVRGICKK; encoded by the coding sequence ATGAAAGGTGTAATCCTTGCGGGAGGATTTGGAACTAGGATTCAACCCCTTACAAACAGCATTCCCAAACCCATGCTTCCCGTCGCAAACAGACCCATAATGGAACATGTAGTACACAGGCTAAAGGAGGCGGGAATAGAAGAAATAGTCGTTCTCCTTTACTATCAGGCTGAAGTTATAAAGAACTACTTTAAGGACGGAAGTGATTTTGGAGTAAAGATAACCTACGTCCAACCCGAAGCAGACTACGGAACGGCGGGGGCGGTAAAGCAGGCACAAAATTACCTTAACGAGACATTCATAATAGTAAGCGGTGACGTAATAACGGACTTCAACCTTTCCGAGTTAATAGCCTTTCATAAAAGCAAGTCTTCAAAGTTTACCTTGGCACTTTACAGTGTTGAGAATCCCCTTCAGTTTGGAGTTGTGATAACTAACAAAGAAGGGAAAGTTTTGAAATTCCTTGAAAAACCCGGCTGGGGTGAGGTGTTTAGCGATACCGTAAACACGGGCATATACGTAGTGGAACCCGAAATCCTGAACTACATACCCGAAGACAAACCCTTTGACTTTGCCATGGACCTCTTCCCCAAGCTAATGAAGAGCGGGATTGATTTGTGGGCTTTAAAGATGAGGGGATACTGGAGGGACATAGGGAATATAGATTCATACAGGGATGTCCACAAGGATATATTTGCGGGACTCGTAAAGATAAGAATTCCTGGAAGGATAATTACGACGAAAGAAGCGAGGATTTACGTAGAAGAAGGAACGGAAATTCCCGAAAATGTTAGCTTAAAGGGAACGGTAATTTTAGGCAAAAACGTAAAAGTAGGGGAGGGTTCAGAACTCAAGAACTGCGTTATAGGAAACAATACGGTTATAGGGAGAAATGTGAAACTCTTTGATTCCGTTCTGTGGTGGAACGTAAGTATAGACGAAGAGAGTGAAATAAGAAACGGAGTTATATGTAACGACGTGAAGATAGGAAAAAGGGTAAAAGCAAAGGAGGGAGTAGTAATAGCCGAAGACTGCGAGGTTGAGGACGAAGTTCTATTCCTCAAAGACGTGGTTGTATGGCCAGAGAAGGTAATAGAAAAGGGTTCGGTTGTAACAAAGAACATCGTATGTGAATCTAAGTGGGAAAAGGGAATATTTAAGGGAAACAAGGTTATCGGAAGGATAAACGTGGAATTGACCCCGGACAACGCCACAAAACTCGGCATGGCTCTCGGGAGTGTGCTTCCTCCCAAAAGTACGGTAATACTTGCGAGGGATTATCACAGGGCTTCAAGGACGATTAAACGCTCCTTTCTCGGAGGCATACTTTCCACAGGTATAAACGTGATAGACCTTCACCTTTCTCCCCTGCCAGTTATGAGGTTTACCTTAACGGAAGATAAAAAGGCGGTTTGCGGGGTTTACTTTTCCATATCTCAGGAATTCCCCGGTAGCGTAGAAATATGCGTATTTGACGAAAACGGACTGCCGATAGACACGAATTTCCAGAAGAAGATTGAAAGGGTGTTCTTCAGGGAAGCTTACAGGTTTGAAACTTTTACCGATTTAGGATTGATAAAGGAAAAGCCTTACTTCTCAGAAAACTACGTCACTAAACTCCTGAGCAGTATTGACGGAGACAGTATAAAGCTTTCCAGCAATAAAGTCGTTTATGACGCACTCCACTCTCCCATTTCTCCCTTTATTTCCGAGGTTTTGGGAAAACTTGAAATAGAAAACGTAATACTGAACGCCCTCTACGATGAGAGAAAACTTTCAAGGATATCAACCTACGCGAGCAGTTCCGAAGGAAACGTTTCTAAAGTTCTGAAGGCTTTATCCTACGACGTAGGATTTGTAATGGAGCCCAGCGCCACTAAGTTAAAGCTCGTGGACGACAGGGGGAGGACTATAAGCGGTGATAGGCTCCTTCTGGTAGTCTTAATGCTTCTTGACAAAAGTGCGGAAAAGCAATTGAGGGTTTACCTTCCCGTATGGGCTCCCGAGGTTCTGGATGCGATTTTAAACAACGTAATCGTTGAAAGGGGAAAGTTTACGAACCTGAGAAAATCCTTTATTGAAGACTTTTACATGCTGGCGGACACGGACGGGAGTTTTACCTTTACGGAGTTCTCATACTCTCCCGACGCACTTTACGCCTCCCTCAAGATAATGGAAATGCTAACCAAACTTAAAGTGAAAGTGAGCGAAATTTACGATTCCCTCCCCGAGTATTACTTCCTGCATGAAGTTGTAAGCTGCAGTTCCGAAAAGAAGGGCACTGTTCTGAGAAAAATATCCGAAATGGCTGAAGGAAAGGAAGCTTCCTTCATAGAAGGGGTAAAGATATACGAGGATTACGGAAATTGGGTTTTAGTCCTTCCCGATTCTTACAAGGATTTAATACACGTGTACGTTCAATCAACGGAGAGGGAAAGAGCGGAAGAACTAATTAAGAATTACATGGAAATAGTGAGGGGGATTTGCAAAAAATGA
- a CDS encoding glycoside hydrolase family 57 protein, with protein sequence MKKLFLVFWWHMHQPLYREPYTGEYLLPWTFFHAVKDYYDMPAYLKDFEIKLNFNLTPVLIDQIQEYAQGKAKDVFLEAIRKDPDDLEKEEVEKLIEFTKLNYEKPIYRFERIRELMNKEKLNREELLDLQTLNLLAWCGRTLRKDLKDLLNKGRNYTQEEKEYVLNKYFEIIKKTLSIYREIKEEGKGSVSTSPYYHPLIPILLNPNCVYETTPNVKIPDFAVSFREDASKHVELAKEKYFEIFGEHPVYMWPPEASVSNEALELYYEKGINMLATDEVILKNSVERASPYLRYYFRELISVFFRDKTLSDLIGFSYHAWNAEDAVRDFIGRLKKIHESVDFQPVVFVVLDGENCWEYYEENGIPFLEKLYSTLEKEEWIETLTLEEAMRKEDVKTEVIESVKAGTWFDGNFLKWIGNKEKNEYWKILIEAKKKAKNDYILVAEGSDWFWWQGEEKAPFVEVFDKLFRSFVRRAQE encoded by the coding sequence ATGAAAAAGCTCTTCTTAGTTTTCTGGTGGCATATGCACCAGCCCCTATACAGGGAACCTTACACCGGAGAATACCTCCTCCCGTGGACTTTCTTCCACGCAGTTAAAGACTACTACGACATGCCGGCGTACCTTAAGGATTTTGAGATAAAGCTGAACTTCAACTTAACGCCCGTCCTCATAGACCAGATTCAGGAATACGCCCAAGGTAAAGCGAAGGACGTATTCCTTGAGGCAATAAGAAAAGACCCCGATGACCTTGAAAAGGAGGAAGTAGAAAAACTTATAGAGTTCACCAAACTCAATTACGAAAAACCCATATACAGATTTGAAAGGATAAGGGAATTAATGAACAAGGAAAAACTGAACAGGGAGGAATTACTTGACCTTCAAACCTTAAACCTCTTAGCATGGTGCGGAAGGACGCTCAGGAAAGACCTGAAAGATCTGCTCAATAAAGGAAGAAATTACACGCAGGAGGAAAAGGAGTACGTACTAAATAAGTACTTTGAAATTATTAAAAAGACTTTGAGTATTTACAGGGAAATAAAAGAAGAGGGAAAAGGAAGTGTATCTACGTCACCTTACTACCACCCCTTAATTCCCATCCTCTTGAATCCCAATTGTGTTTATGAAACGACTCCGAACGTAAAAATACCTGACTTCGCGGTTTCCTTTAGAGAGGACGCTAGCAAACACGTGGAACTCGCAAAAGAAAAGTACTTTGAAATTTTCGGTGAGCATCCCGTTTACATGTGGCCTCCCGAAGCATCCGTGAGCAACGAAGCTTTAGAACTTTACTACGAAAAAGGGATAAACATGCTGGCAACCGATGAAGTAATCCTTAAGAATTCCGTAGAAAGGGCAAGTCCTTACTTAAGATACTACTTCAGGGAATTAATAAGTGTATTCTTCAGGGACAAGACGCTGAGCGACCTTATAGGATTTTCCTATCACGCTTGGAACGCAGAAGATGCTGTAAGGGACTTCATAGGAAGGTTGAAAAAAATACACGAGAGCGTTGATTTTCAACCTGTAGTTTTTGTGGTGCTTGACGGGGAAAACTGCTGGGAGTACTACGAGGAAAACGGAATTCCCTTCTTGGAAAAACTCTACTCAACCTTGGAAAAGGAAGAATGGATAGAAACCCTTACGCTGGAAGAAGCAATGAGAAAGGAAGACGTAAAAACGGAGGTTATAGAAAGTGTAAAAGCCGGAACATGGTTTGACGGAAATTTCTTAAAGTGGATAGGAAATAAGGAAAAGAACGAGTACTGGAAAATCTTAATAGAGGCTAAGAAGAAAGCGAAAAACGATTACATACTCGTTGCCGAGGGAAGCGACTGGTTCTGGTGGCAGGGGGAGGAAAAGGCACCTTTCGTAGAGGTTTTCGATAAACTCTTCAGGTCTTTTGTAAGGAGGGCTCAGGAGTGA
- a CDS encoding glycogen synthase: MRVLFCSSEIYPYAKTGGLADFSFCLIKYLKKYGVKVKGVMPYYKTLKAENLRKTDKGVTLNLNGKDYTFEVYESEDCYFLRNDELFGRDYIYGPPGWGYEDNDIRFGGFSRAVSELISTGQLEADVVHANDWQTALIPLFLKEVFKTPVKTVFTIHNLAYQGLFPKETVERVGIPPYLFHMEAVEFWGLVNFMKGGIVFSDLITTVSPTYAKEIQTQEYGYGLEGVLKKYSYKLRGILNGIDYEVWNPEKDKYIYQNYSLRNYSKKFKNKEFLSKELGIEAEKPLISFINRFTHQKGVELILNCAEEMSKLNANFVFLGTGEYENAFLDVSKIYKNFKVFAEFNEGFARKLYASSDFILMPSYFEPCGLTQMIGMRYGCVPIVRKTGGLRDTVKDISEGGYGITFEEPSKETFLCSLKRAIELYENAKKFRNSVKIVMSLDFSCDRMTKEYIECYEEVQSHQ; encoded by the coding sequence GTGAGGGTTTTATTCTGCTCAAGTGAGATTTACCCTTACGCAAAAACGGGGGGACTGGCTGATTTTTCCTTTTGCTTGATAAAGTATCTGAAAAAGTACGGCGTTAAAGTCAAGGGAGTTATGCCCTACTACAAAACTTTAAAGGCGGAAAACCTGAGAAAAACGGATAAAGGAGTTACTCTAAATCTCAACGGAAAAGATTACACCTTTGAGGTTTACGAGAGTGAGGACTGTTACTTCCTGAGAAATGACGAGCTCTTTGGGAGGGATTACATTTACGGTCCTCCGGGATGGGGGTATGAGGACAACGATATCAGGTTCGGGGGATTTAGCAGGGCTGTTTCGGAGCTGATAAGTACTGGACAGCTGGAGGCGGATGTAGTTCACGCAAACGACTGGCAAACCGCGCTTATTCCCCTTTTTCTGAAGGAGGTTTTTAAAACTCCCGTAAAGACTGTGTTTACCATACACAACTTAGCTTATCAGGGACTATTTCCAAAGGAAACAGTAGAAAGGGTTGGCATCCCCCCTTACCTGTTTCACATGGAAGCGGTAGAGTTTTGGGGACTCGTCAACTTCATGAAAGGGGGTATAGTGTTTTCAGACCTGATAACTACCGTCAGCCCGACTTACGCCAAGGAAATACAAACTCAAGAATACGGTTACGGACTTGAGGGAGTTCTTAAAAAATACTCTTACAAATTAAGGGGAATTTTAAACGGAATTGATTACGAAGTCTGGAATCCTGAGAAAGATAAATACATTTACCAGAATTACTCCCTGAGGAATTACTCCAAAAAGTTCAAGAATAAGGAATTTCTGTCAAAGGAACTCGGAATTGAGGCTGAAAAACCATTAATTTCCTTCATAAACAGGTTTACCCATCAGAAGGGTGTTGAACTTATACTTAACTGCGCGGAAGAGATGTCTAAACTCAACGCGAACTTTGTATTCTTGGGAACGGGTGAGTACGAAAACGCCTTTCTTGATGTGAGTAAAATCTACAAAAACTTTAAAGTGTTTGCCGAATTTAACGAAGGTTTTGCGAGGAAACTTTACGCCTCTTCGGACTTCATACTCATGCCCTCGTACTTTGAGCCCTGCGGACTCACTCAGATGATAGGCATGAGGTACGGATGCGTTCCCATAGTGAGAAAAACGGGAGGCCTTAGGGACACGGTAAAGGACATTTCAGAAGGCGGGTACGGGATCACCTTTGAAGAACCATCAAAAGAGACTTTCCTTTGTTCACTTAAAAGGGCCATTGAACTTTACGAAAATGCGAAGAAGTTCAGAAATTCCGTTAAGATAGTGATGAGCCTTGACTTTTCCTGCGATAGGATGACAAAAGAATACATAGAGTGCTATGAAGAAGTTCAGTCTCATCAGTGA
- the glgB gene encoding 1,4-alpha-glucan branching protein GlgB, giving the protein MKKFSLISDYDVYLFKEGTHTRLYDKLGSHVIELNGKRYTFFAVWAPHADYVSLIGDFNEWDKGSTPMVKREDGSGIWEVLLEGDLTGSKYKYFIKNGNYEVDKSDPFAFFCEQPPGNASVVWKLNYRWNDSEYMKKRKRVNSHDSPISIYEVHVGSWRRVPEEGNRFLSYRELAEYLPYYVKEMGFTHVEFLPVMEHPFYGSWGYQITGYFAPTSRYGTPQDFMYLIDKLHQEGIGVILDWVPSHFPTDAHGLAYFDGTHLYEYEDWRKRWHPDWNSFVFDYGKPEVRSFLLSSAHFWLDKYHADGLRVDAVASMLYLDYSRKEWVPNIYGGKENLEAIEFLRKFNESVYRNFPDVQTIAEESTAWPMVSRPTYVGGLGFGMKWNMGWMNDTLFYFSKDPIYRKYHHEVLTFSIWYAFSENFVLPLSHDEVVHGKGSLIGKMPGDYWQKFANLRALFGYMWAHPGKKLLFMGGEFGQFKEWDHETSLDWHLLEYPSHRGIQRLVKDLNEVYRREKALHETDFSPEGFEWVDFHDWEKSVISFLRKDKSGKEIILVVCNFTPVPRYDYRVGVPKGGYWREIMNTDAKEYWGSGMGNLGGKEADKIPWHGRKFSLSLTLPPLSVIYLKHEG; this is encoded by the coding sequence ATGAAGAAGTTCAGTCTCATCAGTGATTACGACGTTTACCTCTTTAAGGAGGGAACGCACACGAGACTTTACGATAAACTTGGCTCCCACGTTATAGAACTAAACGGGAAAAGGTATACCTTCTTTGCGGTTTGGGCACCCCACGCGGATTACGTATCACTTATAGGCGATTTTAACGAATGGGATAAAGGTTCTACTCCCATGGTAAAGAGGGAGGACGGCTCCGGAATATGGGAGGTTTTACTTGAAGGAGACCTGACTGGTTCAAAGTACAAGTACTTTATAAAGAACGGGAATTACGAAGTTGATAAGTCCGATCCCTTCGCATTTTTCTGTGAGCAACCCCCCGGAAACGCTTCCGTAGTGTGGAAGCTCAATTACAGGTGGAACGACTCCGAATACATGAAAAAGAGGAAAAGAGTAAACTCACACGACTCGCCTATATCCATATACGAAGTTCACGTGGGTTCTTGGAGGAGAGTTCCAGAAGAGGGAAACAGATTTTTGAGCTATAGGGAACTTGCCGAATACCTCCCATACTACGTAAAAGAGATGGGATTTACTCACGTTGAGTTCTTACCCGTTATGGAACATCCCTTTTACGGCTCTTGGGGCTACCAGATAACGGGCTACTTCGCTCCGACTTCCAGATACGGAACTCCTCAGGACTTTATGTACTTAATAGACAAACTTCATCAAGAAGGGATAGGTGTGATACTAGACTGGGTTCCCTCTCACTTTCCCACCGATGCCCACGGGCTCGCATACTTTGACGGGACTCACCTTTACGAGTACGAGGACTGGAGAAAGAGGTGGCATCCCGACTGGAACAGCTTTGTTTTTGATTACGGAAAACCGGAAGTTCGCTCCTTTCTCCTGAGTTCTGCCCACTTCTGGCTCGACAAGTACCACGCAGACGGTCTCAGAGTGGATGCAGTTGCTTCAATGCTTTACCTAGATTACTCTAGGAAAGAATGGGTTCCAAACATATACGGAGGGAAAGAAAACCTCGAGGCTATAGAATTCCTCAGGAAGTTTAACGAAAGCGTTTACAGAAATTTTCCAGACGTCCAGACAATAGCGGAGGAATCAACAGCCTGGCCTATGGTGTCCAGACCTACATACGTGGGGGGACTGGGATTTGGAATGAAGTGGAATATGGGTTGGATGAACGACACACTCTTTTACTTTTCAAAGGATCCCATCTACAGGAAGTACCACCATGAAGTCCTCACTTTCAGTATATGGTACGCTTTTTCCGAGAACTTCGTCCTTCCACTATCCCACGATGAAGTTGTTCACGGAAAGGGTTCTCTGATAGGGAAGATGCCAGGAGATTACTGGCAGAAGTTTGCAAACCTTAGAGCCCTTTTCGGATACATGTGGGCACACCCAGGGAAAAAACTCCTCTTTATGGGGGGAGAGTTCGGACAGTTTAAGGAATGGGATCACGAAACGAGTCTCGACTGGCACCTCTTGGAATACCCTTCTCACAGAGGTATTCAGAGATTAGTTAAGGACTTAAACGAAGTTTACAGGAGGGAAAAGGCTTTGCACGAAACGGATTTTTCACCTGAGGGCTTTGAGTGGGTAGACTTCCACGACTGGGAAAAGAGCGTTATATCCTTCTTGAGAAAGGACAAAAGCGGTAAGGAAATTATACTCGTAGTTTGCAACTTCACACCCGTTCCGAGATACGATTACAGGGTAGGTGTACCGAAAGGCGGATACTGGAGGGAGATAATGAATACCGATGCAAAGGAGTACTGGGGCTCCGGAATGGGAAATCTGGGTGGAAAAGAGGCTGATAAAATCCCGTGGCACGGAAGAAAATTCTCACTTTCACTTACCCTGCCTCCCCTTTCCGTGATCTATTTAAAGCACGAAGGATGA